From a single Equus asinus isolate D_3611 breed Donkey chromosome 2, EquAss-T2T_v2, whole genome shotgun sequence genomic region:
- the LOC106833436 gene encoding olfactory receptor 4F15-like, whose protein sequence is MNKTNYSPVTEFVFLGLSTSRSLQHLLLAFSTAFYVTIVLGNLFIVFMVIFDPHLHSPMYFLLANLSFIDLSFSTLTVPKMICDLYSGHKTISFQGCVIQIFVLHVLGGSEMVLLVAMALDRYVAICKPLHYLTVMSPRMCILLLSGAWAIGLIHSVAQLASVVHLSFCGPNEIDSFYCDLPWFIKLACTDTHRMEFMVTANSGFISTGTFFLLIVSYIFMLVTVWNHSSGGLSKALSTLSAHITVVVLFFGPCIFVYVWPFPTVPVDKFLAILDFMITPILNPAIYTLRNKDMKMAMRRLSIQLLSLRKIS, encoded by the coding sequence atgaataaaacaaattacTCTCCCGTGACTGAATTTGTGTTCCTGGGACTTTCTACCTCTAGATCACTGCAGCATCTCCTCCTTGCCTTCTCTACGGCGTTTTATGTCACAATTGTTCTGGGAAATCTCTTTATTGTGTTTATGGTGATCTTTGACCCTCATTTACATTCCCCCATGTATTTCCTTTTAGCCAACCTCTCGTTTATTGATTTGAGTTTTTCTACACTAACAGTTCCTAAGATGATTTGTGACCTGTACTCTGGGCACAAAACCATATCCTTCCAGGGGTGTGTTATCCAGATATTTGTCCTTCATGTCTTGGGTGGCTCTGAGATGGTGCTGCTCGTTGCTATGGCCCTGGATCGATATGTGGCCATATGTAAGCCCCTCCACTACCTGACTGTCATGAGCCCACGGATGtgcattttacttctttctggaGCCTGGGCTATTGGCCTCATTCACTCTGTGGCCCAGTTAGCTTCTGTTgtccatttgtctttttgtggtcCTAATGAGATAGATAGCTTTTACTGTGACCTTCCTTGGTTTATCAAACTTGCCTGCACAGACACTCACAGAATGGAATTCATGGTTACTGCCAATAGCGGATTCATTTCCACAGGCACCTTCTTCTTATTGATTGTCTCCTATATCTTTATGCTGGTCACTGTATGGAATCACTCTTCAGGGGGTTTATCCAAGGCCCTTTCTACTCTGTCAGCTCATATCACTGTGGTGGTGTTGTTCTTTGGACCATGCATCTTCGTTTACGTGTGGCCATTTCCCACAGTGCCAGTGGATAAATTTCTTGCCATTTTGGACTTTATGATTACACCCATCCTGAATCCTGCCATCTACACACTGAGGAACAAGGACATGAAGATGGCAATGAGGAGACTGAGTATTCAACTCCTGAGTTTGAGGAAGATCTCCTAA